A section of the Cryobacterium soli genome encodes:
- the rplN gene encoding 50S ribosomal protein L14 has protein sequence MLQQESRLKVADNTGAKVLLTIRVLGGSGRRYAGLGDVIVATVKDAIPGGNVKKGDVVKAVIVRVKKQTRRPDGSYIKFDENAAVILKADGDPRGTRIFGPVGRELRDKKFMKIISLAPEVI, from the coding sequence GTGCTTCAGCAAGAATCACGACTCAAAGTTGCCGACAACACCGGTGCCAAGGTCCTGTTGACGATCCGTGTTCTCGGTGGCTCCGGCCGTCGTTACGCCGGACTGGGCGACGTCATCGTCGCCACCGTCAAGGACGCCATCCCGGGCGGCAACGTCAAGAAGGGTGACGTCGTCAAAGCCGTCATCGTTCGCGTCAAAAAGCAGACCCGTCGTCCAGACGGCTCGTACATCAAGTTCGATGAGAACGCCGCAGTGATCTTGAAGGCTGACGGAGACCCCCGTGGTACCCGTATCTTCGGACCGGTCGGTCGCGAACTCCGCGACAAGAAGTTCATGAAGATCATTTCGTTGGCACCGGAGGTTATCTAA
- the tuf gene encoding elongation factor Tu, which yields MAKAKFERTKPHVNIGTIGHVDHGKTTLTAAISKVLADTYPSKTNVQRDFASIDSAPEERQRGITINISHVEYETEKRHYAHVDAPGHADYIKNMITGAAQMDGAILVVAATDGPMAQTREHVLLAKQVGVPSLLVALNKSDAVDDEEILELVELEVRELLSSQGFDGDNAPVVQVSALKALEGDPKWVAKILELMQAVDDYFPEPVRDKDKPFLMPIEDVFTITGRGTVVTGRAERGTLKINSEVEVVGIRPTIKTTVTGIEMFHKQLDEAWAGENCGLLLRGTKREDVERGQVVVKPGSVTPHTDFEGTAYILSKDEGGRHNPFYANYRPQFYFRTTDVTGVITLPEGTEMVMPGDTVEMTVALIQPIAMEEGLGFAIREGGRTVGAGTVIKVLK from the coding sequence GTGGCCAAGGCCAAGTTCGAGCGGACCAAGCCGCACGTAAACATCGGAACGATCGGTCACGTTGACCACGGAAAGACCACGCTGACTGCAGCGATCTCCAAGGTCCTTGCCGACACGTACCCGTCCAAGACCAACGTTCAGCGCGACTTCGCGTCGATCGACTCTGCTCCGGAAGAACGCCAGCGCGGCATCACGATCAACATCTCGCATGTTGAGTACGAGACCGAGAAGCGTCACTACGCACACGTTGACGCTCCCGGCCACGCTGACTACATCAAGAACATGATCACCGGTGCTGCTCAGATGGACGGCGCGATCCTCGTGGTTGCCGCTACTGACGGCCCGATGGCTCAGACCCGTGAGCACGTTCTGCTCGCCAAGCAGGTCGGCGTGCCGTCCCTGCTCGTCGCGCTGAACAAGTCCGACGCTGTCGACGACGAAGAGATCCTTGAGCTCGTTGAGCTCGAGGTTCGCGAACTGCTCTCCAGCCAGGGCTTCGATGGCGACAACGCCCCCGTCGTTCAGGTTTCCGCCCTCAAGGCGCTCGAGGGTGACCCCAAGTGGGTTGCAAAGATCCTCGAGCTCATGCAGGCAGTGGACGACTACTTCCCGGAGCCCGTCCGCGACAAGGACAAGCCCTTCCTGATGCCGATCGAGGACGTCTTCACGATCACCGGTCGTGGAACCGTTGTCACCGGCCGCGCCGAGCGTGGAACCCTCAAGATCAACTCCGAGGTCGAGGTTGTCGGCATCCGCCCGACCATCAAGACCACGGTCACTGGTATCGAGATGTTCCACAAGCAGCTCGACGAGGCATGGGCCGGCGAGAACTGTGGTCTTCTTCTTCGTGGCACCAAGCGCGAAGACGTCGAGCGCGGCCAGGTTGTCGTCAAGCCGGGTTCGGTTACGCCGCACACCGACTTCGAGGGCACCGCGTACATCCTGTCAAAGGATGAGGGTGGGCGTCACAACCCGTTCTACGCGAACTACCGCCCGCAGTTCTACTTCCGCACCACCGACGTCACCGGCGTCATCACGCTGCCCGAGGGCACCGAGATGGTCATGCCCGGCGACACGGTTGAAATGACCGTCGCGCTGATCCAGCCGATCGCCATGGAAGAGGGCCTCGGCTTCGCTATCCGTGAAGGTGGCCGCACCGTCGGCGCCGGAACCGTCATCAAGGTTCTCAAGTAA
- the rpsS gene encoding 30S ribosomal protein S19, protein MPRSLKKGPFVDDHLLRKVVKANEASSKNVIKTWSRRSMIIPDMLGHTIAVHDGRKHIPVFVTESMVGHKLGEFAPTRTFRGHVKDDKKGRRR, encoded by the coding sequence ATGCCAAGAAGTCTTAAGAAGGGCCCCTTCGTTGACGACCACCTGCTTCGCAAGGTTGTCAAGGCGAATGAAGCCTCAAGCAAGAACGTAATCAAGACCTGGTCGCGCCGTTCGATGATCATCCCCGACATGCTCGGGCACACCATCGCGGTTCACGACGGTCGCAAGCACATCCCGGTGTTCGTCACCGAGAGCATGGTGGGACACAAGCTCGGCGAGTTTGCCCCCACCCGCACCTTCCGTGGTCACGTGAAGGATGACAAGAAGGGTCGTCGCCGCTAA
- the rplB gene encoding 50S ribosomal protein L2 produces the protein MAIRKYKPTTPGRRGSSVADFAEITRSTPEKSLLRPLSKTGGRNNQGRITTRHIGGGHKRQYRVIDFRRNDKDGVNAKVAHIEYDPNRTARIALLHFLDGSKRYIIAPNKLNQGDIVESGAGADIKPGNNLPLKNIPTGTIIHAIEIRPGGGAKLARSAGVSVRLVAKDGIYAQLRLPSGEIRNVDARCRATIGEVGNAEQSNINWGKAGRMRWKGVRPTVRGVAMNPVDHPHGGGEGKTSGGRHPVSPWGQKEGRTRHPNKESDKLIVRRRTVGKKRK, from the coding sequence ATGGCTATTCGTAAGTACAAGCCCACGACCCCCGGTCGTCGCGGTTCATCTGTTGCGGACTTCGCAGAGATCACCCGTTCGACGCCCGAGAAGTCGCTGCTTCGTCCGCTGTCCAAGACCGGTGGTCGTAACAACCAGGGTCGCATCACGACGCGTCACATCGGTGGTGGCCACAAGCGCCAGTACCGTGTCATCGACTTCCGTCGTAACGACAAGGACGGCGTCAACGCCAAGGTCGCTCACATCGAGTACGACCCCAACCGCACGGCGCGCATCGCGCTGCTGCACTTCCTGGACGGCTCCAAGCGCTACATCATTGCGCCGAACAAGCTGAACCAGGGCGACATCGTCGAGTCGGGTGCCGGTGCTGACATCAAGCCCGGCAACAACCTGCCGCTGAAGAACATCCCCACCGGTACCATCATTCACGCCATCGAGATCCGTCCGGGTGGTGGCGCCAAGCTGGCCCGCTCCGCCGGAGTGTCGGTTCGCCTGGTCGCGAAGGATGGCATCTACGCCCAGCTGCGCCTGCCGTCCGGAGAAATCCGTAACGTCGACGCCCGCTGCCGCGCCACGATCGGTGAGGTCGGTAACGCCGAGCAGTCGAACATCAACTGGGGCAAGGCCGGCCGGATGCGCTGGAAAGGCGTTCGCCCGACCGTTCGTGGTGTTGCCATGAACCCGGTCGACCACCCGCACGGTGGTGGTGAGGGTAAGACGTCCGGTGGACGTCACCCCGTCAGCCCCTGGGGCCAGAAGGAAGGGCGCACCCGCCACCCGAACAAGGAAAGCGACAAGCTCATTGTTCGTCGCCGTACCGTCGGCAAGAAGCGTAAGTAG
- a CDS encoding excalibur calcium-binding domain-containing protein has protein sequence MVITHPSIETVGGYAVRLSFDYALNVERLGGPPAQGYVALSNDESTGFYYIDVSGNGHFSKVFTFAAVPGTYDVLYSPSIDGGPASEHGMLTGPYFFGTGKVTLPVVSPMDLAQPKLAGTAAVGNVLIASAPSSIPGTTLSYRWMRNGVVITRATLATYTLVPADLGAAITVAVTASKNGYTTVTRTSARTAAVAKGTITPGAPTLTGKLLVGSTLTANPGSWSPVPDGFTFQWARGGVAIPGAVGRTYALATGDLAKSLTVTVTGKKSGYATVAKTSAASALVRGTFTQTPVPAVSGAARVGQTLSVAVGTWSPGPTGVSYQWNRAGRAIAGATARTYLVRPTDVDASLTVSVTGTKPSYAAVTKTSAGTGKIVGVAYANCALLNAAYAHGLAKAGVTYDRVAGVNRPFKGTPYFSSAAYLLNVARDGDKDGIACEK, from the coding sequence GTGGTGATCACCCATCCCTCCATCGAAACTGTCGGTGGCTACGCGGTGCGATTGTCCTTCGACTACGCGCTCAACGTCGAGAGGCTGGGTGGCCCACCCGCGCAAGGATATGTCGCGCTCAGCAACGATGAATCGACCGGCTTCTACTACATTGACGTGAGCGGCAATGGCCACTTCTCGAAGGTCTTCACGTTCGCGGCGGTCCCCGGAACCTATGACGTCCTGTACTCGCCCTCTATCGACGGTGGTCCCGCCAGCGAGCACGGCATGCTGACCGGACCGTACTTTTTTGGTACGGGCAAGGTAACCCTGCCTGTGGTCTCTCCCATGGACCTCGCTCAGCCTAAGCTCGCCGGCACCGCTGCAGTGGGCAATGTGCTGATCGCATCGGCGCCCTCGAGTATCCCCGGGACGACATTGTCGTATCGGTGGATGCGCAACGGGGTCGTCATCACGCGCGCCACGCTGGCGACGTACACCCTTGTGCCGGCGGACTTGGGGGCCGCCATTACTGTGGCCGTCACCGCTTCGAAGAACGGCTACACGACGGTGACACGGACGTCCGCGAGAACCGCGGCCGTCGCGAAGGGCACCATCACCCCCGGCGCGCCCACTCTTACCGGGAAGCTGCTCGTTGGTTCCACGCTGACAGCAAATCCCGGTTCGTGGTCGCCCGTCCCTGACGGGTTCACGTTTCAATGGGCCCGCGGGGGAGTGGCTATCCCCGGCGCCGTCGGAAGGACATACGCGCTTGCCACCGGTGATCTGGCGAAGTCTCTGACGGTCACCGTCACAGGAAAGAAGTCGGGGTACGCTACGGTTGCGAAAACGTCGGCAGCATCGGCGTTGGTGAGAGGCACATTCACGCAAACGCCGGTGCCCGCTGTGTCCGGGGCGGCAAGAGTCGGCCAGACACTGTCCGTTGCCGTGGGCACCTGGTCGCCTGGACCGACTGGGGTCAGCTACCAATGGAATCGCGCCGGTAGGGCTATTGCAGGTGCCACCGCTCGCACCTACCTGGTGCGACCTACTGACGTTGATGCGTCGCTGACCGTCAGCGTGACCGGTACGAAGCCGTCCTACGCTGCTGTCACCAAGACATCCGCCGGCACGGGCAAGATCGTCGGTGTCGCATATGCCAATTGCGCGCTGTTGAACGCCGCCTATGCGCACGGCTTGGCTAAGGCCGGTGTGACGTATGACCGCGTCGCAGGCGTGAACCGTCCGTTCAAAGGCACCCCGTATTTCTCTTCCGCGGCTTACTTGCTGAACGTCGCTCGGGACGGCGACAAAGACGGCATCGCCTGCGAAAAGTGA
- the rplD gene encoding 50S ribosomal protein L4, which translates to MATALDLIDATGKKAGSVELPAEIFDVQTNIPLIHQVVVAQLAAARQGTHKVKGRGEVSGAGRKPFKQKGTGRARQGSIRAPQMTGGGIVHGPTPRSYDQRTPKKMIAAALKGSLSDRARGDRLHVVTALFSAETPSTKGAITLLTQIASSKHVLVVLERTDELTLRSIRNLPTVHVLSWDQLNAYDVLVSDDIVFTKGAFDAFVAHKTKKEEVSA; encoded by the coding sequence ATGGCTACCGCACTCGACCTCATCGACGCCACCGGCAAGAAGGCCGGCTCCGTTGAGCTGCCCGCCGAGATCTTCGACGTCCAGACCAACATCCCGCTGATCCACCAGGTCGTTGTCGCGCAGCTCGCTGCCGCTCGTCAGGGTACGCACAAGGTCAAGGGCCGCGGCGAAGTTTCCGGCGCCGGCCGCAAGCCGTTCAAGCAGAAGGGAACCGGTCGCGCTCGTCAGGGCTCGATCCGCGCCCCTCAGATGACCGGTGGTGGCATCGTCCACGGACCGACCCCGCGCAGCTACGACCAGCGCACCCCGAAGAAGATGATTGCCGCCGCGCTCAAGGGTTCACTCTCTGACCGCGCCCGTGGCGACCGTCTGCACGTGGTGACCGCGCTGTTCTCGGCCGAGACGCCCAGCACCAAGGGCGCCATCACGCTGCTCACCCAGATCGCCAGCAGCAAGCACGTGCTGGTCGTTCTCGAGCGCACCGACGAGCTGACTCTCCGCAGCATCCGCAACCTCCCGACGGTGCACGTGCTGTCCTGGGACCAGCTGAATGCCTATGACGTTCTCGTCTCTGACGACATCGTCTTCACCAAGGGCGCGTTTGACGCGTTCGTGGCGCACAAGACCAAGAAGGAAGAGGTGTCCGCATAA
- the rplP gene encoding 50S ribosomal protein L16, with product MLIPRRVKHRKQHHPGRTGHATGGTTVSFGEYGIQALTPAYVTNRQIESARIAMTRHIKRGGKVWINIYPDRPLTKKPAETRMGSGKGSVEWWVANVKPGRVLFELSGVSDTVAREALTRAIHKLPLKARIIKREEGDA from the coding sequence ATGTTGATTCCCCGCAGAGTCAAGCACCGTAAGCAGCACCACCCCGGCCGTACCGGCCACGCAACCGGTGGTACCACTGTTTCGTTCGGCGAGTATGGCATTCAGGCCCTTACCCCCGCTTACGTGACCAACCGTCAGATCGAGTCCGCTCGTATCGCCATGACGCGTCACATCAAGCGTGGCGGCAAGGTCTGGATCAACATCTACCCGGACCGCCCGCTCACCAAGAAGCCGGCCGAAACCCGCATGGGTTCCGGTAAGGGTTCCGTCGAGTGGTGGGTCGCGAACGTCAAGCCGGGCCGCGTGCTCTTCGAGCTTTCCGGTGTCTCTGACACCGTTGCTCGCGAAGCGCTCACCCGCGCAATTCACAAGCTGCCCCTCAAGGCACGCATCATCAAGCGCGAGGAGGGCGACGCATAA
- the rpsC gene encoding 30S ribosomal protein S3, translating to MGQKVNPYGFRLGITTDHVSRWFSDSTKPGQRYSDFVAEDVKIRRLLSTSLDRAGVSRIEIERTRDRVRVDIHTARPGIVIGRRGAEAERIRSDLEKLTAKQIQLNILEVKNPEQDAQLVAQGIAEQLSARVAFRRAMRKGLQGAQRAGAKGVRIQVSGRLGGAEMSRSEFYREGRVPLHTLRANIDYGFYEAKTTFGRIGVKVWIYKGDITNKELAREQANAKSSRPERRDDRPRRAPRAEGAAPVAAGVEAK from the coding sequence ATGGGTCAGAAAGTAAACCCGTATGGCTTCCGTCTGGGAATCACGACCGACCACGTGTCGCGTTGGTTCTCTGACAGCACGAAGCCGGGCCAGCGTTACAGCGACTTCGTCGCTGAAGACGTCAAGATCCGCCGCCTGTTGAGCACCAGCCTCGACCGCGCCGGCGTGTCCCGCATCGAGATCGAGCGCACCCGCGATCGTGTCCGTGTCGACATTCACACCGCCCGTCCGGGCATCGTGATCGGTCGTCGCGGCGCGGAAGCAGAGCGCATCCGGTCCGACCTTGAAAAGCTCACCGCCAAGCAGATCCAGCTGAACATCCTCGAGGTCAAGAACCCCGAGCAGGATGCACAGCTCGTCGCGCAGGGCATCGCAGAGCAGCTCTCCGCTCGTGTGGCTTTCCGCCGCGCGATGCGCAAGGGCCTGCAGGGCGCCCAGCGCGCCGGCGCCAAGGGTGTTCGCATCCAGGTGTCCGGTCGTCTCGGTGGCGCTGAGATGAGCCGTTCGGAGTTCTACCGCGAAGGCCGTGTGCCGCTGCACACCCTGCGCGCGAACATCGACTACGGCTTCTACGAAGCCAAGACCACCTTCGGCCGTATCGGCGTGAAGGTCTGGATCTACAAGGGCGACATCACCAACAAGGAACTCGCTCGTGAGCAGGCCAACGCTAAGTCGTCCCGCCCCGAGCGTCGTGACGACCGTCCCCGCCGTGCGCCTCGCGCAGAAGGCGCGGCTCCGGTTGCAGCAGGAGTTGAGGCTAAATAA
- the rplW gene encoding 50S ribosomal protein L23, producing the protein MATPTQKDPRDVIIAPVVSEKSYGLIDEGKYTFIVDPRSNKTEIKLAIEKIFKVEVASINTMNRIGKTRRTKFGLGKRKDTKRAIVTLKSGSIDIFTAVG; encoded by the coding sequence ATGGCTACCCCCACTCAAAAGGACCCCCGCGACGTCATCATCGCTCCGGTCGTCTCTGAGAAGAGCTACGGCCTGATCGACGAAGGCAAGTACACCTTCATCGTGGACCCGCGTTCGAACAAGACCGAAATCAAGCTGGCGATCGAGAAGATCTTCAAGGTTGAGGTTGCTTCGATCAACACCATGAACCGCATCGGCAAGACTCGCCGTACGAAGTTCGGTCTTGGCAAGCGCAAGGACACCAAGCGTGCGATCGTCACGCTCAAGTCCGGTTCCATCGACATCTTCACGGCCGTCGGCTAA
- a CDS encoding antitoxin, whose translation MNLNDITRKAQEFLKTEKGESISDKVLDGAADAANKVTGNKHADKIQSARDTAHKHLGRTDGDAGRSTSTPGAK comes from the coding sequence ATGAACCTCAATGACATCACCCGCAAGGCCCAGGAGTTCCTCAAGACGGAAAAGGGCGAGAGCATCTCCGACAAGGTCCTCGACGGGGCAGCCGACGCAGCCAACAAGGTCACCGGCAACAAGCACGCCGACAAGATCCAGAGTGCCCGCGACACCGCCCACAAGCACCTGGGTCGTACCGACGGCGACGCCGGGCGCAGCACCTCGACTCCTGGCGCCAAGTAA
- a CDS encoding M23 family metallopeptidase — protein sequence MEQADASKTSGPTGSGPELDGRSSNDVPLIPVIERRHFMAGGAFALAMAMAGIPLALRPSPANAAAGSLYNPFDGWPIYGTWWQHGSYSAGGIDYPLPYGTSLPAPGAGTLSISGGSGEFAAGWVGSAGRRAVLRLDTPVARLISPEPYPPEGSGDLVAVVYQHMSAFSAAGHYSSGQVLGKSGASANGDDYGGDTHLHVHGLTAGGARVDFLKFVGGEIPSPGPSFTEEEGEMAQYYRNSVTGALGRFGGGVVIFGSAQVYEKHREIVTLWNQKNPNFQQPLPPSSTNAANFISLDDFGWNVQVASHGGVVYRTG from the coding sequence ATGGAACAAGCTGATGCATCGAAAACGTCAGGGCCCACTGGCTCCGGGCCAGAGCTCGACGGACGTTCATCGAACGACGTACCACTGATTCCAGTGATCGAACGGCGACATTTCATGGCTGGTGGTGCGTTCGCACTGGCGATGGCGATGGCCGGGATTCCGTTGGCTCTCAGGCCGAGTCCGGCGAATGCCGCGGCAGGATCGCTTTACAATCCGTTCGACGGCTGGCCGATCTACGGCACATGGTGGCAGCACGGGTCATACTCGGCAGGCGGGATCGACTACCCGCTTCCGTACGGCACGTCGCTTCCGGCTCCAGGAGCGGGAACTCTCAGCATCAGCGGTGGATCAGGTGAGTTCGCTGCAGGATGGGTGGGCTCAGCCGGACGCCGTGCAGTGCTGCGCCTGGACACGCCCGTTGCGCGTCTCATCTCGCCAGAGCCGTATCCCCCGGAAGGGAGCGGAGATCTTGTGGCGGTCGTCTACCAGCACATGTCTGCCTTCTCCGCCGCCGGCCACTACTCCTCGGGCCAGGTCCTGGGTAAGTCAGGAGCGTCCGCTAACGGTGACGACTACGGCGGCGACACTCACCTGCACGTCCACGGCCTCACCGCGGGCGGCGCTCGCGTCGATTTTCTTAAATTCGTTGGAGGGGAAATCCCTTCACCTGGCCCCAGTTTCACTGAGGAAGAAGGAGAAATGGCTCAGTACTATCGAAATTCAGTAACAGGTGCTCTTGGTCGTTTTGGCGGCGGCGTCGTCATATTCGGCAGTGCTCAGGTATATGAGAAGCACCGCGAGATCGTGACCCTGTGGAATCAGAAGAACCCTAATTTCCAGCAGCCACTACCACCGTCGTCGACGAACGCGGCGAATTTCATCTCACTCGATGACTTCGGTTGGAATGTGCAGGTTGCGTCGCACGGAGGCGTTGTTTATCGCACCGGATAG
- the rpsQ gene encoding 30S ribosomal protein S17, with protein MAKTDETVVPAEALVRGYRKTLRGYVTSDKMDKTIVVEVEDRVKHPLYGKVIRRTSKLKVHDAENTAGVGDLVLISETRPLSATKRFRLVEILEKAK; from the coding sequence ATGGCGAAGACTGACGAAACGGTCGTCCCCGCCGAGGCTCTCGTGCGCGGCTACCGCAAGACGCTGCGTGGTTACGTGACCAGCGACAAGATGGATAAGACCATCGTTGTCGAGGTCGAAGACCGCGTGAAGCACCCCCTGTACGGCAAGGTCATCCGCCGTACGTCCAAGCTGAAGGTTCACGACGCGGAGAACACCGCCGGCGTCGGCGACCTGGTCCTGATCAGTGAAACTCGCCCGCTGAGCGCCACCAAGCGCTTCCGCCTGGTCGAGATTCTCGAGAAGGCCAAGTAA
- the rplX gene encoding 50S ribosomal protein L24 yields the protein MARIKKGDLVEVITGRTQARGGDRGKQGRVLEVQVEKNRVLVEGINFVKKHVRVGQTQRGSKTGGIETVEASIHASNVALVDPETKKPTKVGFRLEEVTKDGVTKTVRVRYAKKSGKDL from the coding sequence ATGGCCAGAATCAAGAAGGGTGACCTCGTAGAGGTCATCACCGGCCGCACCCAGGCTCGCGGCGGAGACCGTGGCAAGCAGGGTCGTGTGCTCGAGGTACAGGTTGAGAAGAACCGTGTTCTCGTCGAAGGCATCAACTTCGTCAAGAAGCACGTTCGTGTCGGCCAGACCCAGCGCGGCTCCAAGACCGGCGGCATCGAGACCGTGGAAGCATCGATTCACGCTTCCAACGTCGCGCTGGTCGACCCGGAGACCAAGAAGCCGACCAAGGTCGGATTCCGCCTCGAAGAGGTAACGAAGGACGGCGTCACCAAGACGGTCCGCGTTCGTTACGCCAAGAAGTCAGGTAAGGACCTCTAA
- the rpmC gene encoding 50S ribosomal protein L29 has product MAIGSKELASVELDTFENERLFDELKKAKEELFNLRFQSATGQLESHGRLRAVKRDIARIYTVLRERELGIRATPVAVEAPAKAEKKTTKKAKAKDASTDAPEADAVETKEA; this is encoded by the coding sequence ATGGCGATCGGATCCAAGGAGCTCGCCTCAGTCGAGCTCGACACCTTTGAAAACGAACGACTGTTCGACGAGCTGAAGAAGGCCAAGGAAGAGCTGTTCAACCTGCGCTTCCAGTCGGCCACCGGCCAGCTCGAAAGCCACGGCCGCCTCCGCGCGGTCAAGCGGGACATTGCACGCATCTACACGGTTCTCCGTGAGCGCGAGCTGGGCATTCGTGCCACTCCCGTCGCAGTCGAGGCTCCGGCCAAGGCTGAGAAGAAGACGACCAAGAAGGCCAAGGCCAAGGACGCATCCACGGATGCTCCCGAGGCTGACGCCGTCGAGACGAAGGAGGCCTAA
- the rplV gene encoding 50S ribosomal protein L22, producing the protein MVESIARVRHIRVTAQKARRVVNLIRGKQAHEALGILKFAPQGASDPVYKLVESAIANARVKADAANEFLDEQDLFISQAFVDEGTTLKRFQARAQGRAFQIKKRTSHITVVLATPEEGTK; encoded by the coding sequence ATGGTGGAGTCGATCGCACGCGTGCGTCACATCCGCGTTACCGCCCAGAAGGCCCGTCGCGTTGTCAACCTGATTCGTGGCAAGCAGGCGCATGAAGCGCTGGGAATTCTGAAGTTCGCGCCGCAGGGCGCGTCCGACCCCGTGTACAAGCTGGTCGAATCGGCCATCGCGAACGCCCGGGTCAAGGCAGATGCAGCGAACGAGTTCCTGGACGAACAGGATCTGTTCATCTCCCAGGCATTCGTCGATGAGGGCACGACCCTCAAGCGTTTCCAGGCCCGCGCACAGGGTCGCGCATTCCAGATCAAGAAGCGTACGAGCCACATCACTGTTGTGCTCGCCACTCCTGAGGAGGGTACGAAGTAA
- the rplC gene encoding 50S ribosomal protein L3 has translation MSYADTKTTKGLLGKKLGMTQVWDENNKLVPVTVIEIAPNVVTQIRTKDIDGYAGVQIASGAIDPRKVNKPSAGHFEKAGVTPRRHVTELRTADAADYTLGQELTVDGVFVAGTKVDVMGTSKGKGFAGVMKRHNFKGVSASHGSHRNHRKPGSIGASSTPSRVFKGMRMAGRMGGERVTVLNLKVHAIDADKGLILVKGAVPGAKGRLVFVRTAVKGA, from the coding sequence ATGTCGTACGCAGATACCAAGACCACCAAGGGCCTCCTCGGCAAGAAGCTCGGCATGACTCAGGTGTGGGACGAGAACAACAAGCTTGTTCCCGTTACCGTCATCGAGATCGCGCCGAACGTCGTCACCCAGATCCGCACGAAGGACATCGACGGCTACGCCGGCGTCCAGATTGCTTCTGGCGCCATCGACCCCCGCAAGGTGAACAAGCCGTCCGCAGGACACTTCGAGAAGGCCGGCGTCACGCCGCGCCGTCACGTTACCGAGCTCCGCACCGCGGATGCCGCTGACTACACCCTGGGCCAGGAGCTCACCGTTGACGGTGTGTTCGTTGCTGGCACCAAGGTCGACGTCATGGGCACCTCCAAGGGCAAGGGCTTCGCCGGTGTTATGAAGCGTCACAACTTCAAGGGTGTTTCCGCTTCGCACGGTTCACACCGCAACCACCGCAAGCCCGGTTCCATCGGTGCCTCCTCGACCCCCAGCCGTGTCTTCAAGGGCATGCGCATGGCCGGTCGTATGGGTGGCGAGCGCGTGACCGTGCTGAACCTCAAGGTTCACGCGATCGACGCCGACAAGGGCCTCATCCTGGTCAAGGGTGCCGTTCCCGGCGCCAAGGGCCGCCTCGTATTCGTCCGCACCGCAGTGAAGGGAGCGTAG
- the rpsJ gene encoding 30S ribosomal protein S10 — translation MAGQKIRIRLKSYDHEVIDISARKIVDTVTRAGATVVGPVPLPTEKNVVCVIRSPHKYKDSREHFEMRTHKRLIDIIDPTPKAVDSLMRLDLPADVNIEIKL, via the coding sequence ATGGCGGGACAGAAGATCCGCATTCGACTTAAGTCGTATGACCACGAGGTCATCGACATCTCGGCGCGCAAGATCGTCGACACCGTGACCCGTGCGGGCGCGACCGTCGTCGGCCCCGTGCCGCTTCCGACCGAGAAGAACGTGGTGTGTGTCATCCGTTCCCCTCACAAGTACAAGGACAGCCGGGAGCACTTTGAAATGCGCACCCACAAGCGTCTGATCGACATCATTGACCCGACGCCGAAGGCCGTCGACTCGCTCATGCGTCTCGACCTCCCGGCCGACGTCAACATCGAGATCAAGCTCTAG